The DNA window GATCTCGAAGGAGAAGCTGCGGCGGGTTGATCTGGTTCCGTTCCGGCGGTTCGCCGCTTCCGGCGGGGAGCTGGTGATGGTCGGCACCGCGATCTATCCGGCGTTCGGCCGCAAGCCGGCCGCGTTCAACCGGCAGCTCGTGGTCGGCGAGCTTCGTCGGCGGCTGCTCTTTTCCGGGGTCACGATCACCGACTCGCTGGGAGCGACCGCCGCCCGGGCCTACGGGGGTCCCGGCAAGACCGCGGTCGCCGCCGCCCGGGCCGGGATCGACCTGATGCTCTACAGCGACTGGCGGGAGGCGCTACGTGGCCAGCGGGCGATGACCCGAAAGCTCCGCGCCGGCAAGGTCCAGCGGATCGAGTTCAGGGGAGCCGTCGTCCGGATCCTCGCGCTGCGAGCAACTCTCCGCCACGCCGGCTGAACTATCGAACCGGTTCCTCCGGGCCAGCGTCTCTGACGAAACCAGTTGAAATTGCGGATATCTCGGATATAATCGGCTCATGGCCAAGGTACTCGTGTCAATGGACGACCGTCTCCTGAAGCGGCTTGACCGTGCTGCGCAATCTCAGGGCAAGAGTCGTTCGGCGTACTTGGCGGACCTGGCCGAGGCCGACTCCCTCAGGCAGACGGGGCAGGGCAAAACACCCGGAGCAAGAGCTGCTCTCAGCCGTCTGGATGAGCTGTTCGCCGACTCACCGTCTGGTGACTCGACCGACCTGATTCGTGAAGATCGCGACCGCCATTGAGCGAGGTAGTCCTGGATTCATCAGTCGTTCTCAAGTGGTTTCGTTCAGACAACGAACGTCACCTGGCCGCGTCGCGCCAGTTGCGTCGGCGCTTCGAGCAGGGAGAGCTGCGAGTCCTGGTTCCGCCACTGCTCTTCCTCGAAATTCTGAACGTTGCGGCCAGGAAGTGGGACTGGGATGAGCGGAAGCTGGCCCAACTCGCGGCAACCCTGCCCGAGCTGAGGTTCGAGGTAGTTGAACCGGCCCTGGAATCGATCGCCCTCTGGGCCTCTCGCGGCCTGACCGCCTACGACGCCACCTACATCGCGGTAGCCGAAGATTCCGGCACAAAGCTGGTCACCGACGACACTGGAATTCAGGAACTCGCACCGGCCCACTCGACTGCCCTGGGTAGTTGATGAAGTCCGGGCGCCCTCGCCTTCGGTGTCGCTTCAGGCTCCGGGGCCAGGATCAGTGGCCGGTCCAGCGGGGTTTTCTCTTTTCGCCGAAGGCGGTGATGCCTTCGAGGAAGTCGGCCGAGGTGAAGCAGGATTCACGCAGGGCAACCAGCTCCGCGACCTGTTCCTCGCTGAGCACCGGGTTCTCGACGATCAGCCCGATCGCCTGCTTGTTGCCCTTCATCGAGAGCGGGGCGTTGGCTGCCACCCGGGCGGCGAAGGCGGTCGCCTCCTCGTCGAATCCGGCTTCGATCACCCGGTTGACCAGGCCGATCTGCTCGGCCCGATCGGCGCTCAGCATGTCGCCGGTGAAGAAGAGTTCGCGGGTGCGGGGCAGACCGATCGTGCGGATGAAGCGGATCAGTCCGGTGTGACCGTAGA is part of the Solirubrobacterales bacterium genome and encodes:
- a CDS encoding type II toxin-antitoxin system HicB family antitoxin; this encodes MAKVLVSMDDRLLKRLDRAAQSQGKSRSAYLADLAEADSLRQTGQGKTPGARAALSRLDELFADSPSGDSTDLIREDRDRH
- a CDS encoding type II toxin-antitoxin system VapC family toxin, with the translated sequence MSEVVLDSSVVLKWFRSDNERHLAASRQLRRRFEQGELRVLVPPLLFLEILNVAARKWDWDERKLAQLAATLPELRFEVVEPALESIALWASRGLTAYDATYIAVAEDSGTKLVTDDTGIQELAPAHSTALGS